The Drosophila biarmipes strain raj3 chromosome 2L, RU_DBia_V1.1, whole genome shotgun sequence genome has a window encoding:
- the LOC108033247 gene encoding uncharacterized protein LOC108033247, whose protein sequence is MTKTRQAKFEGVKGGTPDRSRRSARIPKQVWEKQVQKTVKNVGSKVERPSSSGSLVPTRSLSTLSVSMDSEDSAMTSGLNTPTPTHVAPSPRKNSFKMARSADSKKPGMSQISMNSSIVPGKWVIKKLGTFEVEPSRIYKIKKDQTNYSAQVITGPTQSDDSEDEYLSTNATSEEDENAQSEGERTDSEDAITSMRDSQMSVSSDSNIRMRLNLLQNIRHIPNWDELSSTSTIGKIKTRKEDNKDLGRFRDPLASNSSISLADSIQQTEPDYEEVLPPDDPDGQSPPSLSASELESDDDSEWELERTGLKSSVIPTFTEFSSGSWSSQTSTHVRSHVTFPIDQIVQSYLNGLIEKVVHKFENPVYVLSKSLDKSKLLDRLLKEVDDNTWERYENELLTKRLTEHHLRRFKYSLVTPSKGFSINEAHQRRYMGALYELDLWLQREREAEEIFVAERDSLLGKLEQLQAEDSERVEEMEQIIRKTIFCQPQTSDRLKFVTETALRQMRKKRDLMSETRLALIIKQHNNAYIKQKIDETETISGEVKLDTYLSTETDVQQLTNTLTNRNAELHRMYALIKSKIHTTSHLRCCRKLLSRKFRVAKAELRKKQQQHLALRDHLYTCNLKHNKLLAKINEVRQKAGIMCYPKLLADFDLTVNLILVKRDRVQELKEQHDDLLRKIDKLESTLRTSTGSSD, encoded by the exons ATGACCAAGACCAGACAAGCCAAATTCGAAGGCGTGAAGGGTGGCACTCCTGACAGAAGCAGAAGATCTGCGAGGATACCTAAACAAGTGTGGGAAAAACAAGTGCAGAAAACCGTTAAGAATGTAGGGTCAAAGGTTGAGAGGCCTtcatcctcgggctctttagTGCCCACAAGATCGCTATCCACCTTGAGCGTGAGTATGGACTCGGAGGATTCTGCCATGACAAGTGGCTTGAATACCCCAACCCCAACACATGTAGCTCCCTCTCCGCGGAAAAATTCATTTAAGATGGCGAGATCTGCTGACAGCAAGAAACCTGGAATGTCGCAGATCTCGATGAATTCCTCCATAGTCCCAGGAAAATGGGTCATCAAAAAATTAGGTACTTTTGAAGTAGAGCCATCCCGTATCTACAAGATCAAAAAAGATCAAACAAACTATAGTGCCCAGGTAATAACTGGACCCACGCAAAGTGACGACAGTGAAGATGAATATTTGAGTACGAATGCCACATCGGAGGAAGATGAAAACGCCCAGAGCGAAGGCGAGAGGACAGACTCTGAAGATGCGATCACGAGTATGCGCGATAGCCAGATGAGTGTATCCTCCGACTCGAACATAAGGATGCGATTAAACCTACTCCAGAACATCAGGCACATACCTAATTGGGACGAGCTGAGTTCAACCTCGACGATCGGAAAGATTAAAACAAGGAAGGAGGACAATAAGGACCTCGGGAGGTTCCGGGATCCGTTAGCTAGCAACTCCTCCATCAGCTTGGCTGATAGCATACAGCAAACCGAGCCCGATTACGAAGAAGTTTTACCTCCAGACGATCCCGATGGGCAAAGTCCGCCTTCGCTATCGGCCTCAGAGCTGGAGTCTGATGACGACAGCGAATGGGAATTGGAGAGAACGGGGTTGAAATCCAGTGTTATACCTACCTTTACCGAATTTTCGTCTGGCTCGTGGTCTTCCCAGACTTCTACTCACGTTCGTTCCCATGTGACTTTTCCAATTGATCAAATTGTCCAGAGCTATTTGAATGGACTGATCGAAAAAGTGGTGCACAAGTTCGAAAATCCTGTCTATGTTCTGTCCAAAAGCCTGGACAAGAGTAAGCTCCTGGATCGGCTTTTGAAGGAAGTTGACGATAATACCTGGGAAAGGTACGAAAACGAATTGCTAACCAAGCGTCTGACCGAGCACCACTTGCGCCGGTTTAAATATTCCCTGGTAACGCCGAGCAAAGGCTTCTCGATCAACGAGGCCCATCAAAGGCGTTATATGGGTGCCCTGTACGAGTTGGACCTCTGGCTGCAACGGGAACGGGAGGCTGAGGAAATTTTCGTGGCGGAGAGGGATAGTCTTCTCGGAAAATTGGAGCAGTTGCAGGCGGAGGACAGTGAGAGGGTCGAGGAGATGGAGCAGATTATAAGGAAAACCATTTTCTGCCAGCCCCAAACCTCAGATCGCCTTAAATTC GTAACTGAGACCGCATTACGTCAAATGAGAAAAAAGCGTGATCTTATGTCCGAAACTCGTCTTGCTTTGATTATTAAGCAGCACAACAATGCCTACATTAAACAG AAAATAGACGAAACAGAGACCATTTCTGGAGAAGTGAAATTGGACACGTATCTCTCAACTGAAACCGACGTTCAGCAGTTGACGAACACCCTAACTA ACAGGAATGCAGAGCTGCACCGAATGTATGCTCTGATAAAATCCAAAATTCATACTACTTCCCATCTGAGATGTTGCCGAAAGTTGCTGAGTCGCAAATTTCGGGTAGCCAAAGCAGAGCTGCGTaagaaacagcaacaacatttgGCACTGCGGGACCACTTATACACCTGTAACCTAAAGCACAACAAACTTCTCGCCAAAATCAACGAAGTCCGACAAAAAGCTGGGATTATGTGCTATCCAAAGTTACTAGCGGACTTCGATCTAACAGTGAACCTCATTCTGGTGAAGCGGGATCGGGTGCAAGAATTGAAGGAGCAACACGACGATCTGCTCAGAAAAATTGACAAACTTGAATCTACGCTTAGAACGAGCACTGGTTCCTCTGACTAG
- the LOC108033396 gene encoding uncharacterized protein LOC108033396, which translates to MAFLLFRLALVAGAVYGTQELGIWERADHTQELFEGAKREVSPFAEDLMGRFCCWRCEKCDPDVEVKPWQESMVDAWNETVKKTFTALGVTVPLYYNRFSDDLQQGIDDLVNNSEDAVTDPGLGSK; encoded by the coding sequence ATGGCTTTCCTCCTTTTCCGATTGGCGCTGGTGGCTGGCGCCGTCTATGGCACCCAAGAGCTGGGCATTTGGGAAAGAGCCGACCACACGCAGGAGCTGTTCGAAGGCGCCAAACGGGAGGTGAGTCCCTTTGCCGAGGACCTGATGGGCCGGTTCTGCTGCTGGCGGTGCGAGAAGTGCGACCCCGACGTGGAGGTCAAGCCGTGGCAGGAGTCCATGGTGGATGCCTGGAACGAGACGGTCAAGAAGACCTTTACCGCCCTGGGTGTCACAGTGCCCTTGTACTACAACCGCTTCTCGGACGACTTGCAGCAGGGCATCGACGACTTGGTAAACAACAGTGAAGATGCAGTGACCGACCCTGGGCTTGGCTCGAAATAG
- the LOC108033587 gene encoding uncharacterized protein LOC108033587, with the protein MDRKRKLSERNLDIRTDMQFVKNLVRDLQVEAEPEVRGVILDLAYTLARDKLVEAKRFATLANHSNVSVEDLKMTQLDRTDELKGKCSQEPPPMPSTSRGLMLPSLRHCQPGMMADLEGKESKQAPAPPDAAAGGFSNSSSSSVSPMIASGLQRLYHPNGQPSTPRVPK; encoded by the exons ATGGACAGGAAACGAAAGCTCAGCGAGCGCAACTTGGATATCCGTACAGATATGCAGTTTGTGAAGAATCTGGTTAGGGACCTTCAAGTGGAGGCAGAGCCGGAGGTACGTGGCGTTATCCTAGACCTGGCTTACA CTTTGGCGAGGGACAAACTGGTGGAGGCCAAACGATTCGCCACGCTGGCGAACCATTCCAACGTAAGTGTCGAGGATCTGAAGATGACGCAGCTGGACCGGACCGACGAGCTGAAGGGAAAGTGCAGCCAGGAGCCTCCACCCATGCCGAGTACGAGCCGGGGACTAATGCTGCCCTCCCTTCGCCACTGTCAGCCGGGCATGATGGCCGATCTGGAGGGCAAGGAGTCTAAACAGGCTCCTGCGCCACCTGATGCTGCCGCTGGCGGCTTCAGCAACTCTAGTTCTAGTTCAGTGTCACCCATGATAGCTTCCGGGCTCCAAAGACTCTACCATCCGAACGGGCAGCCCTCAACGCCTCGAGTCCCGAAATAG
- the LOC108033452 gene encoding uncharacterized protein LOC108033452 isoform X2 produces MPLYQRRLRASLLMAGLLMLAISLDAVHAKWGLNIFKGGKIASSVPALPIGWNVPMKPKVPLGTGAIQSLPGKGGSFSVRNFDSTGIGSHSLPSDAAWLSAWKISRKPLATPPTTFHFYEHSLTHNSDFKPVDTPKQSNKNQHTNSHTKEGDTSSSNDFDIDELISLIDSVDLDDSTGMNETLPAKTVPNSSTTQRSGMPVVTGLFDGALDGGILGPELKVGEDKNIRTLTATDLKLDESMIATEGTQKTDPFRMPVASSASARTTVHLTGLNELSKLVQFAYYAWFGPDNRNPAEHIFRNLSLISMGVTLLVFFCLN; encoded by the exons ATGCCATTGTATCAGAGACGTCTCAGAGCCAGCCTACTAATGGCGGGGCTCCTGATGTTAGCTATATCCTTGGATGCTGTTCATGCCAAGTGGGGGTTAAACATTTTCAAGGGCGGAAAGATAGCCTCGTCGGTCCCTGCTTTGCCCATTGGATGGAATGTCCCTATGAAGCCTAAAGTTCCTTTGGGAACTGGAGCCATACAAAGCCTTCCTGGGAAAGGGGGTAGTTTCAGTGTAAGAAATTTCGACTCGACGGGAATCGGATCCCATTCGCTGCCTTCAGACGCCGCCTGGCTTTCTGCTTGGAAAATCAGCAGAAAGCCCCTAGCAACTCCACCGACGACTTTCCATTTTTACGAGCATTCGCTGACCCATAATTCGGATTTCAAGCCAGTAGACACACCAAAGCAGAGCAATAAGAACCAGCACACGAATTCCCACACTAAAGAAGGCGACACTTCCAGTTCAAATGATTTCGATATCGATGAACTTATTTCCCTCATTGACTCCGTGGACCTAGATGACTCCACAGGCATGAACGAAACTCTGCCTGCCAAAACCGTTCCCAATTCGAGTACGACGCAAAGATCTGGCATGCCAGTGG TCACTGGTCTCTTTGATGGTGCATTGGATGGTGGTATCCTGGGTCCCGAACTTAAGGTTGGAGAAGACAAGAACATCAGAACTCTCACCGCCACGGATTTGAAATTGGACGAATCCATGATAGCTACCGAAGGGACCCAAAAAACGGATCCTTTTCGAATGCCAGTTGCAAGTTCAGCCTCTGCTCGTACAACTGTTCACCTAACTGGCTTAAATGAGCTCTCCAAATTGGTACAGTTTGCTTATTATGCCTGGTTTGGTCCAGATAACCGCAATCCAGCAGAGCATATCTTTAGAAATTTAAGCCTCATCTCCATGGGCGTTACCCTACTTGTGTTCTTCTGTCTAAACTGA
- the LOC108033452 gene encoding uncharacterized protein LOC108033452 isoform X1 produces MPLYQRRLRASLLMAGLLMLAISLDAVHAKWGLNIFKGGKIASSVPALPIGWNVPMKPKVPLGTGAIQSLPGKGGSFSVRNFDSTGIGSHSLPSDAAWLSAWKISRKPLATPPTTFHFYEHSLTHNSDFKPVDTPKQSNKNQHTNSHTKEGDTSSSNDFDIDELISLIDSVDLDDSTGMNETLPAKTVPNSSTTQRSGMPVGESKKETKVTGLFDGALDGGILGPELKVGEDKNIRTLTATDLKLDESMIATEGTQKTDPFRMPVASSASARTTVHLTGLNELSKLVQFAYYAWFGPDNRNPAEHIFRNLSLISMGVTLLVFFCLN; encoded by the exons ATGCCATTGTATCAGAGACGTCTCAGAGCCAGCCTACTAATGGCGGGGCTCCTGATGTTAGCTATATCCTTGGATGCTGTTCATGCCAAGTGGGGGTTAAACATTTTCAAGGGCGGAAAGATAGCCTCGTCGGTCCCTGCTTTGCCCATTGGATGGAATGTCCCTATGAAGCCTAAAGTTCCTTTGGGAACTGGAGCCATACAAAGCCTTCCTGGGAAAGGGGGTAGTTTCAGTGTAAGAAATTTCGACTCGACGGGAATCGGATCCCATTCGCTGCCTTCAGACGCCGCCTGGCTTTCTGCTTGGAAAATCAGCAGAAAGCCCCTAGCAACTCCACCGACGACTTTCCATTTTTACGAGCATTCGCTGACCCATAATTCGGATTTCAAGCCAGTAGACACACCAAAGCAGAGCAATAAGAACCAGCACACGAATTCCCACACTAAAGAAGGCGACACTTCCAGTTCAAATGATTTCGATATCGATGAACTTATTTCCCTCATTGACTCCGTGGACCTAGATGACTCCACAGGCATGAACGAAACTCTGCCTGCCAAAACCGTTCCCAATTCGAGTACGACGCAAAGATCTGGCATGCCAGTGGGTGAGTctaaaaaggaaacaaaag TCACTGGTCTCTTTGATGGTGCATTGGATGGTGGTATCCTGGGTCCCGAACTTAAGGTTGGAGAAGACAAGAACATCAGAACTCTCACCGCCACGGATTTGAAATTGGACGAATCCATGATAGCTACCGAAGGGACCCAAAAAACGGATCCTTTTCGAATGCCAGTTGCAAGTTCAGCCTCTGCTCGTACAACTGTTCACCTAACTGGCTTAAATGAGCTCTCCAAATTGGTACAGTTTGCTTATTATGCCTGGTTTGGTCCAGATAACCGCAATCCAGCAGAGCATATCTTTAGAAATTTAAGCCTCATCTCCATGGGCGTTACCCTACTTGTGTTCTTCTGTCTAAACTGA
- the LOC108033555 gene encoding uncharacterized protein LOC108033555: MSLCPRGFDGGFMVMVLLILALSTGDAQAKSNRTASSRKSSSFISGPSHHSSFNSPIPLDSKPTTPLASVPLRILTSAPPYNLAPAAYGNTSYPRGLNVRGLPKDPVPQPAKGPRLHGDVSLAPKKSAKASDVGADLGNFLVSKIKHFFGGTTGGSAASNQTVKAASEPASSDQIRSSGVHLSKPICGHFSLITIMVTLIVAYCVH, translated from the exons ATGTCCCTGTGTCCGAGGGGGTTCGATGGAGGTTTTATGGTGATGGTGTTGCTTATATTGGCCCTATCCACTGGTGATGCACAAGCCAAGAGCAACCGCACGGCCAGCAGTCGCAAAAGCTCCAGTTTTATTTCAGGACCTTCGCACCACTCGTCTTTTAATTCTCCGATCCCCTTGGATTCCAAGCCTACGACTCCCTTAGCTTCCGTTCCCTTACGCATCTTGACATCTGCTCCTCCGTACAATTTGGCTCCCGCAGCTTATGGAAACACATCTTATCCGAGAGGACTAAACGTCCGAGGGCTCCCCAAGGACCCCGTCCCCCAGCCCGCCAAGGGACCTAGGCTACACGGGGATGTTTCACTGGCACCTAAAAAGTCGGCCAAAGCCTCGG ATGTGGGTGCGGACTTGGGTAACTTTTTGGTCAGCAAGATAAAGCATTTCTTCGGTGGAACTACAGGAGGAAGCGCTGCTTCAAACCAAACAGTTAAAGCTGCTTCAGAACCCGCCAGTTCTGATCAGATCCGTTCATCCGGCGTCCATCTATCAAAGCCAATTTGCGGACACTTTAGCCTCATAACCATTATGGTCACATTGATTGTGGCCTACTGTGTCCACTGA
- the LOC108034156 gene encoding basic proline-rich protein → MTLFPTRLTGSLLVVGLLVLALTPDDVHAKWKSGGGSRSRSSSSSSRRTPSHTYSSHPAPSHSFSSHPAPSHSFSSHPAPAPHADNVRLSYGSGTHSQPSKVSSSQTHSAAPSAPASPIGWSVPAKPQGPPPAYSASNPVGGAHTNIHERPPAYNPAYKPAPPSYSAATQTHSSPNLQSPARPAGVGSPSSSSSGSHYYGGAHSSTGYRGRSNSTGGYGSSGGYQPISATNAHNVQSSYPRQQLPPGATYHPAGQIPAGATYHPAGHLPPGASYHPAGQVPHGATYYPSGQIPAGATYHPSGGYPAGASYHPVGQVPHGATYYPQGPPVAAGLPPGATFLPAGGALPAGAVYYPQAPQKSSSGLGLGTGLIAGALGGAILGHALTPTQTRVVDHSYSGGGGGGGVSQGGDDKIIIINNGPPGSVTTSDVGSGTTVINTGGNQAAGSPSLPVPPVYAAPPASVSQALPVPPAPTVPGAVPLAPLQPTPADPSAPVPTSRTPAAPGNTVAPGAPVAPNPADPNAPVPPAPGAPADPNAPPAGNIICVPVKVPGPDPNDSTKTIELDQIACYPAPPPEIAPPANGTAPAMEGTIPGPVSASGSVQLAPFEATTPVAVPEGSVALAPIIPGGQPDIMKMPGLTQARLSAESGLRDAHSMADRTIGHFSLISTVVTLIVTYCLH, encoded by the exons ATGACCCTTTTCCCGACGCGCCTCACTGGCAGCCTGTTGGTTGTGGGCCTTCTAGTATTGGCCCTAACCCCCGATGACGTGCACGCCAAGTGGAAGTCCGGTGGTGGTAGCAGAAGTCGCTCTAGTTCCAGTTCCAGCAGAAGGACCCCTTCGCACACCTACTCATCCCACCCGGCTCCCTCACACTCCTTCTCCTCCCACCCGGCTCCCTCACACTCCTTCTCCTCCCACCCGGCTCCTGCTCCCCACGCAGATAATGTCAGGCTGAGTTACGGTAGTGGAACCCACTCGCAGCCGAGCAAGGTGAGCAGCTCTCAGACGCACAGCGCGGCCCCTTCAGCCCCCGCCTCGCCGATCGGCTGGAGTGTCCCTGCCAAGCCCCAAGGACCTCCGCCGGCATACTCTGCCTCGAACCCTGTGGGTGGGGCTCACACCAACATTCACGAGCGACCGCCGGCCTACAACCCGGCTTACAAGCCAGCACCGCCCAGCTATTCGGCGGCCACTCAAACGCACAGCAGCCCGAATCTGCAGAGCCCAGCCCGTCCAGCAGGAGTTGGCAGTCCCAGTTCCAGTTCGAGTGGATCCCACTACTACGGCGGAGCGCACTCCAGCACTGGGTATAGGGGCCGAAGTAACTCCACGGGCGGATATGGCTCCTCCGGTGGATACCAGCCCATCTCGGCCACCAACGCCCACAACGTGCAGTCTAGCTATCCCCGGCAGCAGTTGCCACCGGGAGCCACCTACCACCCGGCGGGACAAATTCCCGCCGGAGCCACTTACCATCCAGCGGGACACTTGCCGCCAGGGGCCTCGTACCACCCAGCGGGTCAGGTGCCGCACGGAGCAACTTACTACCCATCCGGTCAGATTCCTGCAGGTGCTACTTACCATCCCTCAGGTGGCTATCCAGCTGGCGCGTCTTACCACCCCGTCGGACAAGTGCCGCATGGAGCAACCTACTACCCGCAAGGACCCCCCGTCGCCGCAGGCCTTCCGCCCGGCGCCACCTTCCTGCCCGCCGGAGGAGCTTTGCCCGCGGGAGCCGTTTACTATCCACAGGCGCCGCAAAAGTCCTCCTCAGGCTTGGGGTTGG GCACTGGTCTTATTGCCGGAGCTTTGGGTGGTGCTATCCTGGGCCACGCCCTCACCCCAACACAAACTCGTGTGGTGGATCACTCCTATTCCGGCggtggtggaggtggaggagtCAGCCAGGGAGGCGACGACAAGATCATCATTATCAACAATGGACCACCCGGATCTGTGACCACCAGTGATGTGGGATCGGGCACTACGGTCATAAATACCGGAGGAAACCAAGCAGCTGGATCTCCTTCGCTACCAGTGCCACCTGTATATGCAGCTCCTCCTGCTTCAGTCTCCCAGGCCCTTCCCGTTCCTCCTGCTCCGACAGTTCCAGGCGCTGTTCCTTTAGCTCCTCTGCAACCAACACCAGCTGATCCATCGGCTCCTGTTCCTACCTCAAGAACTCCCGCTGCTCCGGGAAACACCGTTGCCCCTGGAGCTCCAGTGGCTCCAAATCCGGCGGATCCCAATGCCCCTGTTCCCCCAGCTCCCGGCGCACCCGCTGATCCGAATGCCCCACCTGCTGGCAACATTATTTGTGTGCCTGTTAAAGTTCCTGGCCCGGATCCGAACGATTCCACCAAGACGATCGAGCTAGATCAGATTGCCTGCTATCCGGCACCACCGCCGGAAATTGCTCCTCCAGCCAATGGAACCGCACCGGCGATGGAAGGAACTATTCCCGGTCCCGTTTCCGCTTCCGGATCCGTTCAACTTGCTCCATTCGAGGCCACAACACCAGTCGCCGTTCCTGAGGGGTCTGTGGCGTTGGCTCCCATCATCCCCGGAGGTCAGCCGGATATCATGAAGATGCCTGGTCTGACACAGGCTCGACTTTCGGCGGAATCGGGCCTCAGGGATGCTCATAGTATGGCGGACCGAACTATTGGCCACTTTAGCCTCATCTCCACTGTGGTAACCCTGATTGTGACCTACTGTCTCCACTAA
- the LOC108033394 gene encoding uncharacterized protein LOC108033394, which produces MRSWCLALSLLLIAASVFQPINARGGRGRGGGSFGGLFGGWRKYKKPSSSGGGRRVVSGSPVHTAMTVPKPPPPPPAPPKSMMPSKQQVPSYPRQQMPPGYGFGSYPGAGGTYYSNAQALPAGAVYYAQPPVGLNRGSGTGDFLTGMLAGHMMNNLMFGHRHHAYHRNREEAQTSSQGNGRQIIIVNNGQQEGVLQNETTISGEASAVASPENPLTEEDEVGQGEGESEHVSSEESPEFEATPQPYPDGGIICFPITLNETDPENSEVMREVERVVCFPAPPNHPEHFQPAVTTEPPIVAGDIVGGAEDGSKGGGGDEVSNAGAPIEVANFVAARAPKVEIESI; this is translated from the exons ATGAGATCCTGGTGTTTAGCACTTAGCCTGCTGCTTATCGCAGCATCCGTATTCCAGCCAATTAATGCTCGTGGCGGACGGGGACGTGGCGGTGGATCGTTCGGTGGCCTCTTCGGGGGGTGGCGCAAGTACAAGAAACCCTCGTCGTCgggcggtgggcggcgggTGGTCAGCGGTTCGCCCGTCCACACGGCCATGACGGTGCCGAAACCACCACCGCCTCCGCCTGCACCGCCAAAGTCCATGATGCCGTCCAAGCAGCAGGTTCCCAGCTATCCACGCCAGCAGATGCCCCCGGGCTACGGCTTTGGGTCGTATCCTGGCGCGGGTGGGACATATTACTCCAATGCTCAAGCCTTACCTGCGGGAGCGGTATACTACGCTCAACCACCTGTGGGATTGAACCGCGGATCGG GAACGGGAGATTTCCTAACCGGAATGCTGGCGGGTCACATGATGAACAACCTGATGTTTGGTCACCGCCACCACGCATACCACAGAAATCGAGAGGAGGCTCAAACGTCGTCCCAGGGAAATGGTCGCCAGATCATCATAGTCAACAATGGTCAGCAGGAGGGAGTTTTGCAGAATGAAACCACTATTTCAGGGGAAGCCTCCGCCGTAGCTTCTCCTGAAAATCCTCTAACAGAGGAGGATGAGGTAGGGCAGGGTGAAGGAGAAAGTGAGCATGTGTCTAGTGAGGAATCCCCGGAATTCGAGGCGACTCCTCAACCCTATCCAGATGGTGGCATTATTTGCTTCCCCATCACGCTCAACGAAACAGATCCCGAAAACTCAGAGGTGATGCGGGAAGTGGAGCGGGTGGTTTGCTTTCCAGCACCGCCAAACCATCCGGAGCATTTCCAACCAGCCGTAACCACGGAGCCACCCATTGTCGCCGGCGATATTGTTGGTGGCGCAGAGGATGGTTCGAAGGGCGGCGGAGGTGACGAGGTCAGCAATGCTGGTGCCCCCATCGAGGTGGCCAACTTTGTAGCTGCAAGAGCCCCCAAAGTCGAAATAGAGTCAATATGA